The Sediminispirochaeta smaragdinae DSM 11293 genome has a segment encoding these proteins:
- a CDS encoding ABC transporter ATP-binding protein, producing the protein MAEKQEILRVEHLKKYFDTPSGSLHAVDDLSFSINKGETLGVVGESGCGKSTLGRTILRLHEPTSGNIWFEGREINSCNKREMKNLRKHMQIIFQDPFASLNPRMTVGETISESLLIQKLVGRKDKAKLEKEVTELMDMVGIAPRLINSYPHELDGGRRQRVGIARVLALRPQFIVCDEPVSALDVSIQAQVLNLMQDLQEEFGFTYLFITHDLSVVKHLSNEILVMYLGKMVEKAPASALFANPLHPYTQALLSAIPVPDPDFPVSRILLEGELTSPIDPKPGCRFARRCPKATEACLKGDIPFIEVEPNHFAACIMIGKT; encoded by the coding sequence ATGGCAGAAAAACAGGAGATCCTGAGAGTCGAGCATCTGAAGAAATACTTTGATACCCCCTCGGGGTCGCTTCATGCGGTTGATGACCTTTCCTTTTCCATCAACAAGGGAGAGACCCTCGGAGTAGTCGGCGAATCGGGCTGTGGTAAATCGACCCTCGGCAGAACCATCCTTCGGCTTCACGAACCGACAAGCGGGAACATTTGGTTCGAAGGCCGGGAAATTAACAGTTGCAACAAACGGGAGATGAAAAATCTGCGTAAGCATATGCAGATCATTTTTCAGGACCCCTTTGCCTCTCTTAACCCCCGTATGACCGTGGGAGAGACCATTTCCGAGAGCCTTCTCATCCAGAAGCTTGTTGGAAGGAAAGACAAGGCCAAGCTCGAGAAAGAGGTAACGGAATTGATGGATATGGTGGGTATTGCCCCCAGGCTCATCAACAGCTATCCCCACGAGCTGGATGGCGGCAGGCGACAGCGGGTTGGAATTGCCCGGGTACTTGCCCTCAGGCCGCAGTTTATCGTGTGTGATGAGCCGGTGTCCGCCCTTGATGTCTCGATTCAGGCACAGGTACTCAACCTGATGCAGGATCTTCAGGAGGAATTCGGCTTTACCTACCTGTTCATTACCCACGATCTTTCGGTGGTGAAGCATCTTTCCAATGAGATTTTGGTTATGTATCTGGGAAAGATGGTGGAAAAAGCCCCGGCTTCCGCGCTTTTTGCCAATCCGCTCCATCCCTATACACAGGCCCTGCTATCGGCCATTCCCGTTCCTGATCCAGATTTTCCAGTCAGCCGTATCTTACTGGAAGGGGAATTGACAAGCCCTATCGATCCAAAACCGGGGTGCCGGTTTGCGCGACGCTGCCCTAAGGCAACGGAGGCGTGCCTGAAGGGGGATATTCCCTTTATTGAGGTTGAGCCGAACCACTTTGCGGCTTGCATCATGATTGGTAAGACTTGA
- a CDS encoding sensor histidine kinase has translation MRNFFAVLFFSLVICVPEIFCLQNLTVVGGANGNVPYEYLDDKGRPRGILVDVWDLWSKESGVEVSYLLVDNFKDVMDLAGNDASGPIVLAHDRIPGFSDDAGRFEHGEVYYEVQPSIFYHKRISGIIRIEEMAGYVVGVAADSGIEAPLAEAYPSLVIRSYDSRQALLAAVLSHQIHLFVGYPPSMIHQIGITGNARAFRSGKALSFSMPFAPVLVKGPKELLEDIQEGFSSMSPFARNLTIHRQTGFFRGWSIRWPLIAAVGLVLMVGLLFSLFWFWKLQLDKRIRQATDALVEQRRQLEISRDALAHALREKEILLKEIHHRVKNNLQIISSLANLIRNTGGTTDEGRDRFAELQSRVVSMAKVHEVIYTNEQFEQVPLRDLIKEISELLISSIGMGLAIRLSVKCDNLAINVGDATAFSLIIHEAVANAIKHAFAPGRNNVLEILVREINNTVVLCIKDNGAGFPAELDFDGKNHLGLFMIKQLATQLRGEFVLKNCGYEGSGAQITVEFPLPEARFVGLPEENNRDYLRR, from the coding sequence ATGAGGAATTTCTTTGCCGTTTTGTTTTTTTCTCTCGTTATTTGTGTTCCGGAGATTTTTTGTCTACAGAATCTGACGGTAGTGGGGGGAGCAAACGGCAACGTCCCCTATGAATACCTTGATGACAAGGGCCGCCCCAGAGGAATCCTGGTGGATGTATGGGATCTTTGGTCAAAAGAAAGTGGGGTTGAGGTTTCCTATCTCCTGGTCGATAACTTCAAAGATGTCATGGATCTTGCCGGAAACGATGCATCCGGTCCTATTGTACTTGCCCATGATCGTATCCCCGGTTTTTCCGATGATGCCGGTCGGTTTGAACATGGTGAGGTATATTATGAGGTTCAACCTTCCATTTTCTATCACAAAAGAATCAGCGGTATTATCAGGATTGAGGAAATGGCCGGATATGTGGTGGGAGTCGCTGCTGATTCCGGGATAGAAGCGCCTCTTGCAGAGGCTTATCCTTCTTTGGTGATCAGAAGCTATGACAGCAGACAGGCATTGTTGGCTGCCGTCCTGAGCCATCAAATTCATCTTTTTGTCGGTTACCCCCCTTCTATGATTCATCAGATTGGTATCACCGGAAATGCCCGTGCCTTTCGTTCGGGGAAGGCACTTTCGTTTTCAATGCCCTTTGCACCTGTACTGGTAAAGGGCCCGAAAGAGCTTCTGGAAGATATTCAAGAAGGTTTTTCCTCAATGAGCCCCTTTGCCCGCAATCTTACAATTCACCGGCAAACTGGTTTCTTCAGGGGATGGTCGATCCGCTGGCCGCTAATAGCAGCGGTAGGCCTCGTTCTTATGGTTGGCTTGCTTTTCTCTCTCTTTTGGTTCTGGAAACTTCAATTGGACAAGCGCATTCGTCAGGCAACCGATGCCCTTGTCGAGCAGCGTCGGCAGTTGGAGATTTCCCGGGATGCACTGGCACATGCCCTTCGTGAGAAAGAAATTCTTCTCAAAGAGATTCATCATCGAGTTAAAAACAACCTCCAGATTATTTCAAGTTTGGCCAATCTTATCCGGAATACAGGAGGTACCACCGACGAGGGAAGGGATCGCTTTGCCGAACTCCAGAGCCGCGTCGTTTCAATGGCGAAAGTACATGAAGTGATCTATACCAACGAGCAGTTCGAGCAGGTTCCTCTGCGGGATCTCATTAAGGAGATAAGTGAATTGCTTATTTCTTCCATCGGTATGGGCTTGGCTATTCGTTTGTCGGTCAAGTGCGATAACCTTGCCATAAATGTTGGTGATGCGACGGCTTTTTCTCTGATCATTCACGAAGCAGTGGCGAATGCAATTAAACATGCCTTTGCTCCGGGGAGAAACAACGTTCTGGAGATCCTTGTACGCGAGATTAACAATACGGTTGTTTTGTGCATAAAAGATAATGGTGCGGGCTTTCCAGCTGAACTTGATTTTGACGGAAAGAATCATTTGGGACTTTTCATGATAAAGCAGCTGGCTACACAATTACGCGGTGAATTTGTATTGAAGAATTGCGGGTATGAAGGTTCCGGTGCTCAGATAACGGTAGAATTTCCCCTACCGGAAGCCCGCTTTGTGGGGCTTCCGGAGGAGAATAATAGAGACTATCTGCGACGATAG
- a CDS encoding nitroreductase family protein: MNQIIETILQRKSVRHYGAGEIPKEDLETIMRAGMAAPSGMNKQPWAFVAVRDRQQLDMLGDALPYAKMLLQATAAVIVCGDLRTLSNEEAKLWVQDTSAATENILLAAEALGYGAVWTAVYPEADRMKPVVEILGLPERVIPLNAIAVGQPLEDRDRPKNKWKPEKIHYDRW; this comes from the coding sequence ATGAACCAAATTATCGAAACCATTTTGCAAAGAAAAAGTGTACGCCATTATGGAGCCGGAGAGATCCCAAAGGAGGACCTCGAGACGATCATGCGGGCCGGAATGGCTGCACCTTCCGGAATGAATAAACAGCCGTGGGCCTTTGTTGCAGTACGGGATCGACAGCAACTCGATATGCTTGGAGATGCTCTTCCCTATGCGAAAATGCTTCTTCAGGCAACGGCGGCCGTTATTGTCTGCGGAGACCTGCGCACGCTTTCCAATGAAGAGGCAAAGCTGTGGGTACAGGATACCTCTGCGGCAACCGAGAACATCCTTCTGGCGGCAGAGGCTCTCGGTTATGGAGCAGTCTGGACCGCCGTGTATCCGGAAGCCGACCGGATGAAACCGGTGGTTGAGATTTTAGGTCTTCCTGAGCGCGTCATTCCCTTGAATGCTATTGCTGTCGGCCAGCCTCTTGAGGATCGTGACCGGCCCAAGAATAAGTGGAAGCCGGAAAAGATTCATTACGATCGCTGGTAG
- a CDS encoding ABC transporter ATP-binding protein: MDEPLLTVDNLTVNYETDDGIVQALNGVSISVGQGETLGLVGETGAGKTTLARGIMRLVPSPPGKIKSGSIMFEGRDLLKLSEAEMRTVRGKSVSMIFQDPMTSLNPILSIGEQIQEVIATHNRELSKEKLRKQANDMLELVGISADRAHEFPHQFSGGMKQRVIIAIALACNPKLLIADEPTTALDVTIQAQVLDMIRTLKEKMNTAMLLITHDLGVVAQNCNRVAVIYAGEIVEMGTIRQIFKNPTHPYTIGLLESIPSLAKKEVHRLNPVKGMMPDPTNLPVGCKFNPRCKHAFEPCYGKVPPLTDIGAGQLVRCYLAKERG, from the coding sequence ATGGACGAGCCTTTACTCACGGTAGATAACCTGACCGTTAATTATGAAACAGACGATGGTATTGTGCAGGCGCTGAACGGAGTCTCCATTTCTGTGGGGCAGGGAGAGACACTTGGTTTGGTCGGGGAGACTGGGGCGGGAAAGACAACCCTTGCAAGGGGAATCATGCGCCTGGTTCCTTCTCCTCCGGGAAAGATCAAATCCGGATCAATCATGTTCGAGGGTAGGGACTTGCTGAAGCTGAGCGAAGCCGAGATGCGAACTGTTCGCGGTAAGTCCGTTTCCATGATTTTTCAGGATCCGATGACCAGCCTGAACCCGATCTTGAGCATCGGCGAACAGATACAGGAGGTGATTGCCACCCACAATCGGGAACTCTCGAAGGAAAAGCTGCGGAAGCAGGCAAACGATATGCTGGAATTGGTTGGAATCTCCGCAGATCGGGCACATGAATTCCCTCATCAGTTTTCCGGTGGGATGAAGCAGCGCGTCATTATTGCCATCGCCCTTGCCTGCAATCCGAAGCTGTTAATTGCCGATGAGCCGACCACGGCTCTGGATGTGACCATCCAGGCGCAGGTTTTGGACATGATCAGGACCCTGAAGGAAAAGATGAACACGGCCATGCTCCTTATTACCCATGATCTTGGGGTTGTAGCCCAGAACTGCAACAGGGTGGCGGTTATCTATGCGGGAGAGATTGTCGAAATGGGGACCATTCGCCAGATCTTCAAGAATCCGACCCACCCATACACCATTGGGCTGCTCGAATCGATCCCTTCTCTTGCAAAAAAAGAGGTTCATCGCCTCAATCCGGTTAAGGGAATGATGCCCGATCCCACCAATCTGCCGGTGGGGTGCAAATTCAACCCCCGATGTAAGCATGCCTTCGAACCATGCTATGGCAAGGTACCACCTCTTACCGATATTGGCGCTGGTCAGCTGGTCAGATGCTATCTCGCAAAGGAGAGGGGTTGA
- a CDS encoding MurR/RpiR family transcriptional regulator, which produces MDILEQIKSEYPNYNSTRKRIASFILENPTRCCFLSLKEFAEEARSTEVTVLNFCRSLGLGRYVELKKALQSHVLIWTRPADRMKALASRSSDSNELFDQVVKSEQKALRSTFEHNGPKQILSFIQMIRKARRVFVAAHGASRIFSSVITYRLSLLGVDISELDMDNPHKTIFRLLSCNPEESLLIAIATPPYGKNTIATTRMCRSRGISVVTITDSTLSPLVSMAETALICPTELMGLTNSPTSIMAIIDIIAVLFLAEKQEDEFSHQEDLAQQYEHYLKLFNSEL; this is translated from the coding sequence ATGGACATCCTTGAACAGATCAAAAGTGAGTATCCCAACTACAACAGCACCAGAAAGCGTATTGCTTCATTTATTTTGGAAAATCCGACTCGCTGCTGTTTTCTCTCTTTGAAGGAATTTGCTGAAGAGGCTCGTTCTACCGAGGTCACCGTTCTCAATTTTTGCCGTTCTCTGGGGCTCGGACGTTATGTCGAACTAAAAAAAGCTCTGCAATCGCATGTATTAATCTGGACAAGGCCCGCGGATCGAATGAAGGCCCTTGCAAGTCGAAGCAGCGACAGTAACGAATTGTTCGACCAGGTTGTTAAGTCGGAACAGAAGGCCCTGCGATCGACCTTTGAGCATAACGGTCCCAAACAAATTCTTTCCTTCATTCAGATGATACGGAAGGCCCGTCGGGTTTTTGTAGCCGCACATGGTGCAAGTCGTATTTTTTCTTCGGTTATTACCTATAGGCTCTCGCTTTTGGGGGTAGATATCAGTGAATTGGATATGGATAATCCCCACAAAACGATTTTTCGGCTGCTAAGTTGTAATCCAGAAGAGAGTCTTTTAATCGCTATAGCAACTCCTCCTTACGGGAAAAATACCATTGCAACTACCCGTATGTGTCGGTCCCGGGGGATTTCCGTGGTTACCATTACCGACAGTACCCTTTCGCCCTTGGTTTCCATGGCTGAGACCGCACTGATCTGCCCGACGGAATTGATGGGGCTCACCAATTCTCCCACCTCTATTATGGCGATCATAGATATCATTGCCGTACTCTTCCTTGCTGAGAAACAGGAGGACGAATTCTCCCACCAAGAGGATCTTGCCCAGCAATACGAACATTACCTTAAGTTGTTCAATAGCGAATTGTAG
- a CDS encoding DUF6588 family protein — protein MKRVITVMILALLIAVPMFGQIQYSDLESSFATFADDVAEALPFAAAATGLTWSDARVKGFPHFGIGLSVSAVTIPKEAFEDVATALGFELPSEITDSSLGVPLPGYAVDARLGLPFIPFDIGAKFGYLTPSMGDALEGSTGLTAEYILAGLQVRYPLLKDRLLIPAVSVGLGYTYLNGSVAMETTGMANQIDFPGGETLNIGNPDAVFAWKTHAIDLSVQASKSLLILTPYLGAGYSYGWSRAGGGVNADITGDVDAVEDNYDVEITDDGFVVYSDASGGSFRAFGGLSFNLTILKLDLNAQYNFTTQSLGGGLNARIQI, from the coding sequence ATGAAAAGAGTCATTACAGTGATGATCCTGGCCCTGTTGATAGCAGTGCCGATGTTTGGGCAAATACAATATTCCGATCTTGAATCATCCTTTGCCACCTTTGCCGATGATGTTGCCGAGGCACTGCCGTTCGCGGCTGCGGCTACCGGCCTCACCTGGTCGGATGCCAGGGTAAAGGGCTTCCCCCACTTCGGTATCGGCCTTTCGGTATCGGCGGTTACCATTCCGAAGGAGGCCTTCGAAGATGTTGCAACTGCTCTAGGCTTTGAGCTTCCAAGCGAAATAACTGATTCCAGTCTGGGAGTTCCCCTGCCCGGCTACGCTGTCGACGCACGATTGGGGCTTCCTTTTATCCCCTTCGACATTGGCGCAAAATTCGGTTATCTCACCCCTTCAATGGGTGATGCCCTCGAAGGTTCAACCGGCCTTACCGCCGAATATATCCTGGCAGGTCTTCAGGTTCGTTATCCCCTTCTTAAAGACCGTCTGCTTATTCCCGCAGTCAGCGTGGGACTCGGCTATACCTACCTCAACGGCTCGGTTGCCATGGAAACCACGGGAATGGCAAATCAGATTGACTTTCCCGGCGGAGAAACTCTCAATATAGGTAATCCCGATGCCGTCTTTGCATGGAAGACCCATGCAATCGACCTCTCGGTCCAGGCAAGCAAATCCCTGCTCATCCTCACCCCCTATCTCGGGGCAGGCTACTCCTACGGCTGGTCGCGGGCCGGCGGAGGTGTTAATGCAGATATAACCGGAGACGTAGATGCTGTGGAAGATAATTATGATGTGGAAATCACCGACGACGGTTTTGTGGTCTACTCCGATGCCAGCGGCGGATCTTTCAGGGCATTCGGCGGGCTAAGCTTCAATCTGACGATACTGAAACTGGACCTGAACGCCCAGTACAACTTTACCACTCAGTCCCTAGGCGGCGGTCTGAACGCCCGTATCCAGATCTAA
- a CDS encoding ABC transporter permease, whose translation MWKYILKRLLMMIPVLIGVTFIVFFIMALTPGDPAAIILGDQASAEALALKRIELGLDKPIPIRYLNYVNDMFHGDLGTSYKNQIKVWDQVWDKFPNTAILAVAGILVALLIGIPIGILSAKKQYTFMDNSSMVLSLIGVSMPNFWLGLLLSLFFALKLGWLPSQGMGTGFFPLLRSLVLPAITLGTGAAATVVRMTRSSMLEVIRQDYISTARAKGLSEKAVTRHHMLKNAMIPIVTAVGLQFGQLLGGAMLTETIFSWPGLGRLMVDSITSKDIPMVLGAVIFMAVMFSFVNLLVDIIYAFIDPRIKSQYDKAGVKRIGFRKRSIAA comes from the coding sequence ATGTGGAAATATATCCTCAAACGACTCTTGATGATGATTCCTGTGCTCATCGGTGTGACCTTTATTGTATTTTTTATCATGGCACTGACTCCAGGCGATCCTGCTGCAATTATCCTTGGTGATCAGGCTAGTGCCGAGGCTCTTGCCCTGAAGCGGATCGAACTTGGACTCGATAAACCCATACCGATACGTTACCTCAACTACGTAAATGATATGTTTCATGGGGATCTAGGTACCTCATACAAAAACCAAATCAAGGTCTGGGATCAGGTGTGGGATAAGTTTCCCAACACCGCTATCCTTGCCGTTGCCGGTATTTTGGTTGCCCTCTTGATTGGAATTCCGATTGGTATCCTCTCTGCAAAGAAGCAATATACCTTCATGGACAACTCCTCGATGGTGCTTTCCCTCATAGGTGTGTCCATGCCCAACTTCTGGCTTGGGCTTCTCCTTTCTCTCTTTTTCGCATTGAAACTTGGTTGGCTGCCCTCCCAGGGGATGGGAACAGGCTTTTTTCCGTTATTGAGAAGTCTGGTTCTCCCGGCGATCACCCTGGGAACAGGGGCTGCCGCAACCGTTGTTCGAATGACCCGATCTTCCATGCTTGAGGTGATCCGCCAGGATTATATCTCTACTGCACGGGCAAAGGGACTCTCCGAAAAGGCCGTCACCAGACACCATATGCTGAAGAATGCAATGATTCCGATCGTTACGGCGGTAGGTTTGCAATTTGGGCAGCTACTGGGAGGGGCGATGCTTACCGAAACGATTTTCTCATGGCCGGGGCTTGGGCGACTGATGGTGGATTCGATTACCAGTAAAGACATCCCGATGGTCCTTGGGGCGGTGATTTTCATGGCGGTTATGTTTTCATTTGTAAATCTTCTCGTCGACATTATCTACGCGTTTATCGATCCACGCATCAAAAGTCAATACGATAAGGCTGGGGTAAAACGGATTGGCTTTCGAAAGAGGAGTATTGCAGCATGA
- a CDS encoding ECF transporter S component translates to MKIRAGQLLLERPGLIFILFLGMGINLVGYYIVYWLELPLFLDSMGTFLAAAVLGPWLGAACGFFSNLLIGLIDNPVMIPFALVNIVIGIIVGLFSLHFRFRSLFVVIIGALVSALVSSLLGTVITVFVFGGVSGGVIDAFVAGMATSGREIFSSTFLVRLPVNIGDKLFSAFLIWIFLLLFPERWKGYA, encoded by the coding sequence ATGAAAATTCGTGCCGGTCAATTATTACTTGAACGTCCAGGTTTGATCTTCATCCTCTTCCTTGGGATGGGGATCAACCTTGTCGGCTACTACATTGTGTATTGGCTGGAGCTGCCGCTGTTTCTCGACAGTATGGGGACATTTTTGGCTGCTGCTGTTTTAGGTCCGTGGTTGGGTGCCGCCTGCGGTTTCTTTTCAAATCTCTTAATTGGACTTATCGACAATCCCGTTATGATCCCCTTTGCCCTGGTCAATATCGTTATTGGAATTATTGTCGGCCTTTTTTCCTTGCATTTTCGTTTTCGTTCCCTTTTCGTGGTTATTATTGGGGCGCTGGTTTCTGCCCTTGTTAGTTCATTATTGGGTACCGTAATAACCGTATTTGTTTTCGGCGGAGTTAGCGGAGGGGTTATCGACGCTTTTGTTGCAGGTATGGCGACTTCCGGTAGAGAAATTTTTTCATCCACGTTCCTTGTCAGGCTTCCGGTCAACATTGGCGATAAATTGTTCAGCGCCTTTCTCATCTGGATTTTCCTGCTATTGTTCCCGGAACGGTGGAAAGGCTATGCTTAA
- a CDS encoding FprA family A-type flavoprotein produces MQAIRIRDGIYRISANIGNKDLFEGIWPLPNGVSLNSYLVKGEKIALIDLVKDWDDAPGQIASQLASVGVSFDQIDYLIINHMEPDHTGWLRELREKNPKLQILASKKSIPLIKNFYGIEEGVKAVSSGDSLDLGDGKTLFFEDTPNVHWPETMVTWERSSKVLFSCDAFGSFGAMGNKAFHDELSASEKDFFDRETLRYYANIVSTFSPFVERAIKKLENLEIDVVAPSHGPIWREEPEKIVEQYAQYASWMKGPALPEITFVWSSMYGNTQRMVEPVLEGIRSEGVPVHVHRVPQEHVSFVLADAWRSTGIVLGMPTYEYKMFPPMAHVLDILDRSHVQSRTAFRFGSYGWSGGAQKQLEEFTSSMKWNCMEALEFAGAPDADDLALGRERGAELARAVKKMCQADK; encoded by the coding sequence ATGCAGGCAATACGGATACGCGACGGTATTTATCGCATTAGTGCCAACATAGGAAATAAAGATCTCTTTGAAGGTATTTGGCCCCTTCCTAATGGAGTAAGCCTCAACTCCTATCTTGTAAAAGGGGAAAAGATAGCACTTATCGATCTTGTAAAGGATTGGGACGATGCTCCGGGACAGATTGCGTCTCAGCTCGCATCGGTAGGTGTCTCGTTTGATCAGATTGATTATCTGATCATCAACCATATGGAACCGGATCATACCGGTTGGTTGCGGGAGCTTCGGGAAAAGAATCCGAAGCTGCAGATTCTCGCCAGTAAGAAGTCGATTCCCCTGATAAAGAATTTCTACGGCATTGAAGAGGGCGTGAAGGCCGTAAGTTCCGGTGATAGCCTTGACCTTGGAGACGGCAAGACGCTGTTTTTCGAAGATACGCCAAATGTTCATTGGCCGGAAACAATGGTTACCTGGGAGCGCTCCTCAAAGGTCCTTTTCAGCTGCGATGCGTTCGGTTCTTTCGGCGCCATGGGAAACAAGGCCTTTCACGATGAACTTTCCGCCAGCGAAAAGGATTTTTTTGATCGCGAGACCCTCCGCTACTATGCCAATATCGTTTCTACCTTCAGCCCTTTTGTCGAACGTGCAATTAAAAAGCTTGAAAATCTGGAAATCGATGTAGTGGCGCCAAGCCATGGTCCCATTTGGCGGGAAGAACCCGAGAAAATCGTCGAACAGTACGCTCAGTATGCATCCTGGATGAAAGGGCCTGCTCTTCCCGAGATTACCTTTGTCTGGAGCAGTATGTACGGCAATACCCAGAGAATGGTCGAACCGGTTTTGGAAGGAATACGGTCGGAGGGGGTTCCCGTTCATGTGCACCGGGTGCCTCAGGAGCACGTTTCTTTTGTTCTGGCGGATGCCTGGAGATCAACGGGTATAGTGCTTGGTATGCCTACCTATGAGTATAAGATGTTTCCGCCGATGGCGCATGTACTTGATATTCTTGATCGAAGTCATGTTCAGAGTAGAACGGCTTTTCGATTCGGCTCGTACGGCTGGTCGGGGGGTGCACAAAAGCAGCTTGAAGAGTTTACTTCCTCGATGAAATGGAACTGCATGGAGGCTCTTGAGTTCGCGGGTGCACCTGATGCCGACGACCTGGCATTGGGGCGTGAGCGAGGGGCTGAACTTGCCCGGGCCGTAAAGAAAATGTGTCAAGCCGACAAATAA
- a CDS encoding ABC transporter permease has protein sequence MSSGPKARSLWKETWRRLKKNRLAVAGMLFLITLVLIAIATIVIDLVMHNAIYNDYVIKQNLRLRLKGPSPEHIFGLDEFGRDIFLRMIWGIRYSLFMGTIAIALSTIAGGILGAIAGYYGKATDNIIMRFMDVLLAIPSMLLATAIVAALGTSLTNLLLAIAISYVPTFARTVRASVLTIKDQEFIEAARALGAGDGRIIFKYIIPNSLAPLIVQATLGVAGAILSIAGLSFLGLGIQPPTPEWGSMLSSARSYIREGWHITVIPGLGIMLTILALNVMGDGLRDALDPHLKN, from the coding sequence ATGAGTAGCGGACCCAAGGCTCGTTCCCTCTGGAAAGAAACCTGGAGAAGGCTGAAAAAGAACAGGCTCGCCGTTGCCGGTATGCTTTTTTTAATTACCCTGGTGCTGATCGCCATTGCAACGATCGTCATAGATTTGGTGATGCACAACGCGATCTATAATGACTATGTCATTAAACAGAACCTGCGACTTCGTCTAAAAGGGCCCAGCCCCGAGCACATTTTTGGCCTTGATGAGTTCGGCCGGGATATTTTCCTTCGTATGATTTGGGGAATTCGCTATTCGCTCTTTATGGGGACGATTGCGATTGCCCTATCCACCATTGCCGGTGGCATACTTGGGGCGATCGCCGGCTATTATGGCAAGGCGACCGACAATATCATCATGCGCTTCATGGATGTCCTTCTTGCCATTCCATCCATGCTTTTGGCAACCGCTATTGTTGCCGCCTTAGGAACGAGTCTTACCAACCTGCTTTTGGCGATTGCCATCAGCTATGTACCCACCTTTGCCCGTACCGTCAGGGCTTCGGTGCTGACGATCAAGGACCAGGAGTTCATTGAGGCGGCAAGGGCGCTAGGGGCGGGAGACGGAAGGATCATCTTCAAGTACATCATTCCGAATTCACTTGCACCCTTGATCGTCCAGGCCACATTGGGCGTGGCTGGTGCAATTCTGTCCATAGCCGGACTCTCGTTTTTGGGGCTCGGTATTCAGCCTCCCACTCCTGAGTGGGGATCGATGCTCTCGAGTGCCCGTTCCTACATTCGTGAGGGGTGGCACATCACCGTTATCCCGGGGCTCGGCATCATGCTAACCATTTTGGCACTGAATGTCATGGGTGACGGGCTACGCGATGCACTTGACCCGCATCTGAAGAACTGA